Genomic window (Candidatus Bathyarchaeota archaeon):
GTATTGAGGCTACATGGCAGGCCCAGAGAAAGAAAGGGAAAGGCCCTCTAGCAAAGTATGAAACCCTAGATGTCATCGCCTTCGCCGGAGACGGAGGAACCTACGACATTGGGCTCCAAGCTCTGTCAGGTGCATTAGAGCGGGGTCATGACTTTACCTATGTCCTTTTGGACAATGAGGGCTACATGAACACTGGGGTTCAGAGAAGCGGAGGGACGCCCTTTGCGGCCTCGACCACGACGAGCCCAGCGGGCAGCGTCATCCCCGGCAAAAAGGAGTGGCATAAGCCCATCGACGATATTGTCATCGCCCACGGCATTCCCTATGTGGCAACCATGAACGCTGCGTGGCCTATGGACGTTATGAGAAAATCAAGAAAGGCCTTCGAGGTCGAGGGCCCAACATTCCTTCACGCCTTCATCCCTTGCACAAGGGGCTGGAGATATCCCATGGAACAGACCGTCTCCCTCTCAAAGCTGGCAACTCAGACATGCTTTTTCCCACTCTATGAGTGTACAATAGATGACGGCCGACCCCTCTACAAGCTCTCTGGGCCGAGCGCCGGGATAGCCAAGAGACCAGCCTCAAAAAAACCTGTGGAAGATTATTTAAAGTCCCAGGGAAGGTTCCGGCACCTGTTCAGGCCTGAAAAGCGTGACGACCTCATTAATAGCATCCAGGTCTGGGTTGACCATAAATGGGAGATCTTACTGGAGAAGGCCGGTGTTTGAGCCCTCCACCCTTTTAACCATCTACCCTTTTTTCTTACCAGATGCTATCCAACGACTCCGTCACAGAAATGCTTGCTAAGCGTGTAGCCGGCGAGATAGTTTTAGCCCAGAATCCGGGAGTTACCATGAGAAAGTGGCGGAGTCTTCTCCAGGTCAATCAGGTTGAGATGGCTCAAGAACTCAGGCTCTCCCCTTCTGTAATAAGTGACTATGAGACAGGGCGCAGGCGATCTCCTGGGAGTGCCTTCATCAAGCGGTTCGTTAGGGCTCTACTGGAGATCGATAATAGAAAGGGAGGACGCTATGTGCAGCAGATGTCTAGGATAGCTTTGACTCCAGGTGACGTGTTCCGCGATATCAGGGAATTCGTGGCACCTGTCAAAATCGGTGAGATCTGTACGGCTCTAGACTGCGAAGTTCTCGTAGGGAAGGGATCCTTCGAGCAGGAGGTCTATGGATACACGGTGATCGACAGCCTTAAGGCGATCAAAACTCTCTCAGGCCTTGACTTCTACAGGATCTTTGGGACTACCAGCGAGCGGGCTCTAATTTTCATTGGTGTGAGCCACGGTAGATCCCCTATGATCGCGGTAAAGATCAGCCCTTTCAAACCCCGTATCATAATACTCCACGGAGCTAAGGGGGATATCGATCCTTTGGCTATAGTTCTTGCCCGTAGCGAGGGTATTCCACTGGCTATTTCTCGATTAGAGAGCGAAGACGCGCTCGTACAATCTCTTTTAGACCTATATCGGGGCACGCAGGAGTAAATGGGGATCCCCGTTTCATTAATTTCCTGTATAATCAAGTATTGGTCGGATTTTTCATAATCTAACCTATGCGTGAAACGATCACAATGGGTTAATAACTTTTTGATCTGGGGTCCCTCGGCAGCATGATGTTAGGGGAACTAGAGAGAACCTGATGAACCTTAAACGGGGACATGCGACAATTCGTGTTAAGGATCAATGATATCCACAACGGTTTAGGTTGAGCCGATCAATACCGTCTAAAGGAAAGAAGGGGCTCCTCATCTTCTCAATTATAGGCGCTAGGCCCCCCCGCTTCAAGCTGTCTCTTTGCGATGATAGGGCTTACGACTGAGGAGAAGATCAGAGTTCCAATGACGATGGGAAAGCATAGGTCTGGGTATATCCCGGGGTTGGTTATGAAGTTCATTTCCGGGTCGAAGATCAAGGGGAGCTGGGACATTACAAGGGTGGATGTCCCCAGTGTATAGACAATTCGAGATATTACCTTCTCCTCGATGGTGAACCCCATGAACTTTCCGATGGAGGAGGCTATTACGTATCTGATAGCAATTAGTATCATTACTAACTCTAGACCAATCAGGAAATATTTTGTTGATATGATAACTATTAGACCGATATAGACGAAATAGTAGGATTTCAGGAGAAAGATAATTTCCTCGTTGAAATCGATAAGACTTTGCTTGTCTGTTCTGAGGCTCTTGTTGATTTTAAGCCCTTTAGCCACCTGCTTATAGTTAGCTAAGACTAGCCCGAAGACGAAGACTGCCATTGTCCCAGCTCCGTCACCTGCTAGGTTCTCCGCGAGGAAATATGTGGGGAAGAGAGCTGCGAGGGTTATCATGTTGTTAAATGGCTCACCCATGAGCCTGTTTCGCACCTCAGCCCAGAACATGCTTATGACAAGGCCTATAAACGATCCCATTACGAAGGTGAACACGATATCCCTCGCGCTGTCCCTAATGGAGACCCCGGGGAGCATGATCATCCGGATTAGGGTGATGGCAGCCACCATCCTTATGGGGTCACATAGAGTAGACTCTAGCATTAGGAGAGCCCGAGAACTCTCCATGTTGGGGAAGAGCCTACTGAGGCCATCCATGAGGCTCGTCACGGCGACTGTGCTGATCCCAGCCACCATGCTCCCTAAGAGCATTCCCTCGATTAAACTGAAGCTCCCCGGGGCTATGAAGCTGATAGCCAAGCCAATTACAATGACTATGGCAAAAAATGTAGTAAGCGTGAGGGCGACGGACTTTAGAAAGGTCTTCTGTAGGATCCGGAAATCCAGCCCTATCCCCGAGTTGAAGGTGATTATGCAGATGGCAATCACCCCCATGAGAGGCGATACCGAAACGAAACTCTCCTTTTCGAAGATACCCAATATTGGTCCCAGAACAGTGCCAAACCCCAAGAGCCAGAGGATGTCTGGTATCTTCGTTTTGGTGTAGACTAGGCCACTCACATAGCTGAGGAAAAGGGTTGAGGAGACTAGCAGCAGGAATTTTTCCGGGGGGATCAAATTGGCACACCGAGCATTCTTTTATAAGATAAACCTAGCTATCCGGACGCATGTGGGCATTTAGGGCACAGTGATGATATATATTCATTTTTTTAGACATCCACTGTTGAACTTTTACATCAAATAATAAAGGACATTTAACAAGGGTGTGGATATGCACTGATGCATATGTAAGGTCTTTTCTTGGAAATAAACATAAAGACGCCAACGAGGATAGTGCCCCCTATTACAAAGGCTCCGATGATGTTATAGCTGTTCCAAAAGGAGATATTGGCGTTCACAGTGGCTATGTCGGCGATAGTGATGTAAATTTCGCTGGCTACAACCTTCTCCCGGGATCTGCGGCTTTCCGCGATATAGTGGTGCTCGGAGACGTTAAATGCTGTGACTATGTTGCTCGAGTACTCAGGTGCCCTCTTGATCATGTCTAGGGGATCCTTGGCGTTGGTGAGGGTTAGGTCTATGGGGATCCAGCCCCATGGGGGGATGTAGACCATGGCCCACCCGTGCCATCCTATTCCGTCCTGTACGAAGGTAAGGTGGCCTTCCCAGGAGGATGACTCGCTTGAGATGCTCTCGCTGAAAACTACCCCAATTTGTAGGAAGGCGGGTATCCCGAGACTGCGAAGTATTGAGATCATAAGGATCGCCTGGTCGTCGCAGTCTCCTTGGAGGCTCTCAAGGGTCTCATCAGGATAGCGTGGCACCTCAAAATTTCGATAGGTAATCCGAGTGATCACCCAGTTAAGGACATCCGTGACGATCTCAAGTACATCAGTGCTCCCGTCCATAAGCTCTAAAGCTAGGCCCTCGATCTCATCATTCAACCTAAAGGTCTCTGTCTCAGAAGTATAACTATCCACCAATCTTTCTGGAATATCCCTCAACGCCTTTGATTCCATAGGGTCGATAATGGGACGTTTTATCCCTCCTGACTCTATAAGATATTTCACTGAGAAGGCAAGGGATCCGCCGGCCTCAATTTCCGATGGTAAATCCAGGTATCCCACCGGTTTGCCCTTCACTCCGTGGATTTCTTCTAAAATCTCATGGCTTGCATGGATTATAATAGCCTTCTGTCGGTCGTTATTAACGAACAAAGGGACCTCAGCGTCATCATTGACGATGATATAGGGGGTTTCGCCCCGGTTCTCGAAGGTATATGTGGATTTGAACAAGTACCTTGACGGCTTGGCTCCTAGCGTTCCTGGGATGGCTCCTAAGAAGATTTGGAAGCATAGAATGGTTGCGACTGCCTTGGCTCTCAAACCGGGACTCAGAGGAAAGATTGAAGCAGGGTATTTGTATCTTACTGCTCATTCAATGTGGACCCTAAAGAGGTCTATGTCCCCCTGTAACAGCGGAAGGAATTCCTTCACGGATCTTTCCACGTCCTTGGACTGGGTAATGTATCGTCCCACGATGAGGATATCGGCGCCTGCTTCTAGGGCGAACTGGGCAGTATCGGGACGGATGCCCCCTGCAACAGCGATGAGAAGCTTGCTGTCCCGGAAGGCCTCCCGGATCTTTGAAATATAGCCCCATCTGACTTCGGCACCCCTATGCTCAGTGTCAATGGGTCTATGGAAGATGATCCCATCAGGGATTTTCTTGAGTCCTTTCAGCTTCTCCACAGGGTCATCCACTTGCATTAGGTCGAGGAATGAGTAGATCCCGAGCCTCCGGGCCTCGTAGATGAATTCGTCTATGGTGGCAGATGATGCTGCCCCAGCGCAGCATACCGCATCTGCGGTCTCCTCGAATGCCATGTCCACCTCTACTTTCCCGACGTCCATGGTCTTAAGGTCGGCTATGATGAAGCTGTCCTTTCTGATCTTCCTGAGCTCTCTGATAACTTGGACTCCGTATCTCTTTATGAGAGGCGTCCCCGCCTCAAGGATCACGTTGTCGTTCCTTGGGACATTCTTTATGACTTGTTTGATCATCTCGATATTTGGGTTATCTAAGGCAATCTGAAGATATGGGGGCCTCCAGAGCCTTGGGGGTCTGAAGCCCATCAGGGGGTGCTTAACCCTGTCCTTATCGTATTGGATTTTCTCCCAGGGCGGATAGGCCTGGAGAGCCCTGCTCAAGGCAAGCTTGGTGGCACTGTAGTTATATTGCCATATTCTCCGCTCGTCCTTAGCCTTTGGGTGGATAAAAACGCTGACGATGACTACCCAGTCATCAAGAATGGCCATTGGAATGATACCGTCCTCAACGGCATCAGCTACTGCCTTTGCGACGGCTGATTGGGCCGGCCCGAAGATCTTTGCAGCATCCTCCATGTTTTTGATCGTAACCTTGGGGACGATGACTGTATGGGGCTTCGGGGTGAGATTGGGGCGGATCACCGCGAGGAGGGGAGTGTGTCCGGCAGAGAGATGACTCAAGGATTGGGCAAAGGAATAACCCACGGGGCCCTGCTTGTCCCCGATCATGAGATCGATGTGTGCTATTTCGTCTCCCTTTCCCACCAGAGCCTCTCCAATTAATAAGGCGCCTCCTTTGTAAGATGAGCTAACGCTGAACCTATCGATTGCTGCTCTTACTGCCTCGCTCATGGACCCGAATCTTCCTTGTTCCACTTGGCTCTCGAGAAACTTGAATTGTTTCTGAGTTATCTTTCCTGGTGTCCTTTGAAGGCTTTTGTCATCACTCATTAATATCTCTGAAAGCATGGGAATACCCATGTATAAAACCCTTCCAAAACAATGTGCCCTCTAGGTGTCACAAATAATATAGAATATACATATTTTCCCATAACTTTCATTTGATGTGTCACAAGATTCCTCTGATTTTTATGTTAACCTTACTATGATGGTTATGGAGGAGACTTACAAATTCCAGGGGGATATCAGATGATGACTTGTCCGCTTTTATCATTAGTGTTCTATTGCAGATAAAGTTACTTTTCCTGATCACTATATCTGAGGGGCTGGCAAGGGTCAGCCGTGGATGACCTTTCCCTCTTACAACTAGGCTTTGATTACCGGTTTCCATGATGAAAATAACTTCCGCCTTCTCGTTCTTGATAATGTCCTTGAGCTCTGGGGAAATGTCTTTCAGACCTCTCTCGGCATGCACAGCGAGAATACAATCACCCTTCCTCGATAGATATTTGTCTGTTGTTACCATAATCGTCGTACTGTGCTTGGATGTAATATTGGCGTGGCCCCAGGCTGTGAACGAGTCTTCCGCCTCTCTTTTTTGTTGGTTTATTTTGTCACCTCATATGCATATATGGGTTGAAAAAAAATGGGTTAAAAAAAAGGAATGAAGTTGAGTCTAGGTTAGAAAGCTTGTGTCTCTTTCTCGTCGGCGCTTGATGTTCCCTCTGAGGGCAGCTATTTGGCCTCTGTGGATTGCTATCTCCAAAATGTATGAAAAGAGGCCGAAATCTCTCCTCTTGGGGCCACCCCAAAGGGGTATAATCTCAGCTAGAGATGCTGATTCTAGATTACCTAGGCCTTCGAGGACGGTTTCTTTCCCTGTCTGAATATCGGCAAGGGCCTTTTTCAAGCTGTAACCCTGTTTCTCGTATTCTTCAGGCCATCCTTCAGGAATGTATTTTGGATTTCCTTTTATTATCCGTGGGAGAGAATAATTAGTAATCCTTCCTAGGTGGTTAAGGATCCATAGAACATTATTGGCTTCTTCAATTGGTTTCCAGTTCGCCTCAGTTTCCGTGATGCCCTCACATGTCCTTTCAAGTCTATTAAAAGCGTGCTCGGTTAATCCCTTTAAAACTGCTATATCCCTGTCCATGTTGTTCACCTTCTTAGATAACCTGGTGAAATATTAATAACCCTCTTTTAATTGGGCGGGAGTTAAAGATTAGTCTCATTTTGGTTTTTTTTATTCGGGGGAACGTTTTTAGGTTGTTTACTTGATGTCTTGGTGAAGTGGGCTGGTAGTTCAGTTGGTATGAATGCTGCCTTGGCAGGGCAGAGGTCGGGGGTTCAAATCCCTCCCAGTCCACCATAAATTTTATCCTGCGGTCAAAAAATATCTTGAGACCTCATCTCTGAAAAAATCAAACTAATTGATGAAATAGTTCAAGACTCCACTATTCAAAAGAATTGGTCCAGCGATGATGAAATCGAAACGATAGAACTCCCTAGGAATGGCGAGGATGTATTCCAAGTTTTTCTACAAACTAAGCTAATGGACCTTATGGTGAATGCGCGAATTTTCGGGATTTTTATTCTTTAACATGTTGGTTTATGTTTAAACAGGATTTAAGAAAAAGTAAAAACTGACGAATTAAATCATAGAATCAGTCTAGTCAACTCACTTAGCGTGTGTTTGTCGGTTTTCCTTAAGAGTAGGTGGCGCCCTGGCCGGGATTCGAACCCGGGATCTCCGGCGTGACAGGCCAGCATAATAGGCCAGACTATACTACCAGGGCAAGATTTGAAAGAAAGGAATCTCTAAGGCAGATAAACGTTGCGCCTAAGATGGACACCTCTTATTTATTTTCCTTAGCTATTATCATTGTCGAGGTCATGAAGATGTTAGGAATAGATCTCAACTGGGAGGTGATGAACTCGTCAAGTCGGTTCATATCCTTTGCTGTCACCTTGATGATCGCGTCATATTCTCCGTATATGGTTGCAACCTCTTCTACCTCCCTGAACTCTACAAGGGCCTTGCAAACCTCATCTTCCGTTCCGGTACTTACATTCACTAATATGTAGGCTTTAACCGTCATAATCCCTCGAACTATCGGAGGAAACACCATTTATAGGTGTATTGCGTTTGGCCACCATGGCTCCTAATAATCAGTAAGGATTTGGTCTTCGCAGTCATAGAATTGAGGATCCTTTTGTTGTCCTTTTTTCCCACCCCGATAATTCCAGCGCCCTCCATCCCAGAAGGTTTTACCTTACCGTGGACTGGGAATTCCCGGTCCTCCCTATAAAGATCGATTTGAACTGTATATACTGAAGTTTCTTTTTTGTTATTGACGATCTACTTTCTGAGCATCCACGGTTTTCTGTGAGACTGCTTGAAACTGCGTCCATGAGGGCTAGCTCCATTGCGAATATTGCAATTAAGTGGAGGACTAAAGTTTTCCTGATCTCTTCTAATCACTCTATGGTAATGCTATCAAGGGTCATATCTAGCGCTTGACGGAATCTGAACTTAATTTAAAAACTTTTCCTTCAGACATAATTAACGAAAAAGTTTCATTTAATGGAGACTATACGATCTTTTCCGCAATAGCTGCAGCAACTTGTTTAGTTGTGG
Coding sequences:
- a CDS encoding thiamine pyrophosphate-dependent enzyme, with protein sequence MSDLNLKQASRKPEVLASGHRLCAGCAHSIVVRMILKATRGPTIATTATGCLEVATSIMPYSSWNIPWIHNAFENAAATASGIEATWQAQRKKGKGPLAKYETLDVIAFAGDGGTYDIGLQALSGALERGHDFTYVLLDNEGYMNTGVQRSGGTPFAASTTTSPAGSVIPGKKEWHKPIDDIVIAHGIPYVATMNAAWPMDVMRKSRKAFEVEGPTFLHAFIPCTRGWRYPMEQTVSLSKLATQTCFFPLYECTIDDGRPLYKLSGPSAGIAKRPASKKPVEDYLKSQGRFRHLFRPEKRDDLINSIQVWVDHKWEILLEKAGV
- a CDS encoding transcriptional regulator gives rise to the protein MLSNDSVTEMLAKRVAGEIVLAQNPGVTMRKWRSLLQVNQVEMAQELRLSPSVISDYETGRRRSPGSAFIKRFVRALLEIDNRKGGRYVQQMSRIALTPGDVFRDIREFVAPVKIGEICTALDCEVLVGKGSFEQEVYGYTVIDSLKAIKTLSGLDFYRIFGTTSERALIFIGVSHGRSPMIAVKISPFKPRIIILHGAKGDIDPLAIVLARSEGIPLAISRLESEDALVQSLLDLYRGTQE
- a CDS encoding cation:proton antiporter, translating into MIPPEKFLLLVSSTLFLSYVSGLVYTKTKIPDILWLLGFGTVLGPILGIFEKESFVSVSPLMGVIAICIITFNSGIGLDFRILQKTFLKSVALTLTTFFAIVIVIGLAISFIAPGSFSLIEGMLLGSMVAGISTVAVTSLMDGLSRLFPNMESSRALLMLESTLCDPIRMVAAITLIRMIMLPGVSIRDSARDIVFTFVMGSFIGLVISMFWAEVRNRLMGEPFNNMITLAALFPTYFLAENLAGDGAGTMAVFVFGLVLANYKQVAKGLKINKSLRTDKQSLIDFNEEIIFLLKSYYFVYIGLIVIISTKYFLIGLELVMILIAIRYVIASSIGKFMGFTIEEKVISRIVYTLGTSTLVMSQLPLIFDPEMNFITNPGIYPDLCFPIVIGTLIFSSVVSPIIAKRQLEAGGPSAYN
- a CDS encoding transglutaminase-like domain-containing protein, yielding MRAKAVATILCFQIFLGAIPGTLGAKPSRYLFKSTYTFENRGETPYIIVNDDAEVPLFVNNDRQKAIIIHASHEILEEIHGVKGKPVGYLDLPSEIEAGGSLAFSVKYLIESGGIKRPIIDPMESKALRDIPERLVDSYTSETETFRLNDEIEGLALELMDGSTDVLEIVTDVLNWVITRITYRNFEVPRYPDETLESLQGDCDDQAILMISILRSLGIPAFLQIGVVFSESISSESSSWEGHLTFVQDGIGWHGWAMVYIPPWGWIPIDLTLTNAKDPLDMIKRAPEYSSNIVTAFNVSEHHYIAESRRSREKVVASEIYITIADIATVNANISFWNSYNIIGAFVIGGTILVGVFMFISKKRPYICISAYPHPC
- a CDS encoding bifunctional 5,6,7,8-tetrahydromethanopterin hydro-lyase/3-hexulose-6-phosphate synthase yields the protein MSDDKSLQRTPGKITQKQFKFLESQVEQGRFGSMSEAVRAAIDRFSVSSSYKGGALLIGEALVGKGDEIAHIDLMIGDKQGPVGYSFAQSLSHLSAGHTPLLAVIRPNLTPKPHTVIVPKVTIKNMEDAAKIFGPAQSAVAKAVADAVEDGIIPMAILDDWVVIVSVFIHPKAKDERRIWQYNYSATKLALSRALQAYPPWEKIQYDKDRVKHPLMGFRPPRLWRPPYLQIALDNPNIEMIKQVIKNVPRNDNVILEAGTPLIKRYGVQVIRELRKIRKDSFIIADLKTMDVGKVEVDMAFEETADAVCCAGAASSATIDEFIYEARRLGIYSFLDLMQVDDPVEKLKGLKKIPDGIIFHRPIDTEHRGAEVRWGYISKIREAFRDSKLLIAVAGGIRPDTAQFALEAGADILIVGRYITQSKDVERSVKEFLPLLQGDIDLFRVHIE
- a CDS encoding DUF371 domain-containing protein; its protein translation is MNQQKREAEDSFTAWGHANITSKHSTTIMVTTDKYLSRKGDCILAVHAERGLKDISPELKDIIKNEKAEVIFIMETGNQSLVVRGKGHPRLTLASPSDIVIRKSNFICNRTLMIKADKSSSDIPLEFVSLLHNHHSKVNIKIRGIL
- a CDS encoding DinB family protein — protein: MDRDIAVLKGLTEHAFNRLERTCEGITETEANWKPIEEANNVLWILNHLGRITNYSLPRIIKGNPKYIPEGWPEEYEKQGYSLKKALADIQTGKETVLEGLGNLESASLAEIIPLWGGPKRRDFGLFSYILEIAIHRGQIAALRGNIKRRRERDTSFLT
- a CDS encoding Lrp/AsnC ligand binding domain-containing protein translates to MTVKAYILVNVSTGTEDEVCKALVEFREVEEVATIYGEYDAIIKVTAKDMNRLDEFITSQLRSIPNIFMTSTMIIAKENK